A genomic window from Streptomyces brevispora includes:
- a CDS encoding amidinotransferase produces the protein MSEPEGATGSPVSAYNEWDPLEEVIVGTVDGAHFPPYDTVTAAPLSPEQRAVFRERAGKPFPADQIAAARDELDQLVEILRNHGVRVRRPDPRDHGQSYGAPGWTSTGLYDAMPRDLLLVIGERIIEAPMAWRSRYFASSAYRPLLKEYFRAGARWSACPRPELSDELYVEGWTDQPDGEPFRSVITEFEPTFDAADFIRCGRDIFVQRSHVTNMMGIEWVRREIGDEYQVHVVDLVDDHPMHIDASLMPLAPGKLLIHPDRVVEVPHQFKNWEIRRAPEPVIPDGHPLYMTSKWINMNILMLDETKMLVEAEDRPMQELAESWGITPIPCPFRNFNSFGGSFHCATTDVRRRGELQSYL, from the coding sequence GTGTCTGAGCCAGAGGGGGCGACCGGGTCACCGGTCAGTGCCTACAACGAGTGGGACCCGTTGGAGGAGGTCATCGTCGGCACCGTCGACGGTGCGCACTTCCCGCCGTACGACACCGTGACCGCCGCGCCGCTCTCGCCGGAACAGCGGGCGGTGTTCCGGGAGAGGGCCGGCAAGCCGTTCCCGGCCGACCAGATCGCCGCGGCCAGGGACGAGCTCGACCAGCTCGTCGAGATCCTGCGGAACCACGGAGTACGGGTGCGCCGGCCGGACCCGCGCGACCACGGCCAGTCGTACGGCGCGCCGGGCTGGACCAGCACCGGCCTCTACGACGCGATGCCGCGCGACCTGCTGCTGGTGATCGGTGAGCGGATCATCGAGGCGCCGATGGCCTGGCGCTCGCGCTACTTCGCCAGTTCCGCCTATCGACCGCTGCTCAAGGAGTACTTCCGCGCAGGCGCCCGCTGGTCCGCCTGCCCGCGCCCGGAGCTCAGCGACGAGTTGTACGTCGAGGGCTGGACCGACCAGCCGGACGGCGAGCCGTTCCGGTCGGTGATCACCGAGTTCGAGCCGACCTTCGACGCGGCCGACTTCATCCGGTGCGGCCGGGACATCTTCGTGCAACGCAGCCACGTCACCAACATGATGGGCATCGAATGGGTGCGCCGGGAGATCGGCGACGAGTACCAGGTGCACGTGGTCGATCTGGTCGACGACCACCCGATGCACATCGACGCGAGCCTGATGCCGCTCGCCCCCGGCAAGCTGCTCATCCACCCCGACCGGGTGGTCGAGGTGCCGCACCAGTTCAAGAACTGGGAGATCCGCCGGGCGCCGGAACCGGTCATCCCGGACGGCCACCCGCTGTACATGACCAGCAAGTGGATCAACATGAACATCCTGATGCTGGACGAGACCAAGATGCTGGTCGAGGCCGAGGACCGGCCGATGCAGGAACTCGCCGAGAGCTGGGGCATCACGCCGATTCCCTGCCCGTTCCGGAACTTCAACAGCTTCGGCGGCTCCTTCCACTGCGCCACCACGGACGTTCGCCGGCGCGGTGAGCTGCAGTCCTACCTCTGA
- a CDS encoding ABC transporter ATP-binding protein, whose amino-acid sequence MADQTTTGRFKKIRRSRALLLDAFRAHPGPISWGIVGSLLYGTSLVAWSVALGELCNRVVIPRFDDGRIATGTIVAVLLVVAAVGVVQGAAGLIRRWTLVLTRARFDATLRTAVVHRYHRLPMTYHQAHPTGQKLAHVTTDAEAAAELPARLPDVLGMFVLFVVTVGWVVVVDPVMALVGGAMIPALLLVNWVYQKQVEVPAQAVQERLGRVTEVAHESFDGAALVKMLGRDRVERDRFAAEAAGLRDAKIKLAIRDWLLDSLIESIPTATSLVIVVVGALRVNSGEITVGALVSFVNVFAMLVVPVRTIGNVLGDVPRMLAGYARVRTVLGEPLPPAVPDPQPLPDGPLDVSVRDLSFTYPGGAAVLSGVSFHVPSGSTVAITGGTGSGKTTLLLALAGLLPLTGGTVLLNGVDLSRISPDDRVRAVAAAFQEPFLFAGSLAENVLLDFDSAAAAASGADPRLDEALRLARARTLVDGQPNGPDTPVGERGVTLSGGERQRIALARALAHRPRLLLLDEATSAVDATTRQEIMSGLTTGLKSTTTIVVTTSAATLALADTVVYLDQGRVAGVGAHADLLRIDGYDRLIRAYERERVQA is encoded by the coding sequence ATGGCAGATCAGACGACGACCGGGCGGTTCAAGAAGATCCGGCGATCACGAGCGTTGCTGCTCGACGCCTTCCGTGCCCACCCCGGCCCGATCAGCTGGGGAATCGTCGGCTCGCTGCTGTACGGCACGAGTCTGGTCGCATGGTCGGTGGCGCTCGGCGAGCTGTGCAACCGCGTGGTGATCCCTCGGTTCGACGACGGCCGGATCGCCACCGGCACGATCGTCGCCGTGCTGCTGGTGGTGGCCGCCGTCGGCGTGGTGCAGGGTGCCGCGGGACTGATCCGGCGGTGGACTCTCGTCCTGACCAGGGCCCGCTTCGACGCCACCTTGCGGACCGCCGTCGTTCACCGGTATCACCGGCTGCCGATGACGTACCACCAGGCCCACCCGACCGGCCAGAAACTGGCGCACGTCACGACCGACGCGGAAGCGGCCGCGGAGCTGCCGGCCCGGCTGCCGGACGTCCTCGGCATGTTCGTGCTGTTCGTGGTCACCGTCGGCTGGGTGGTGGTGGTCGACCCGGTGATGGCTCTGGTCGGCGGCGCGATGATCCCGGCACTGCTGCTGGTCAACTGGGTCTACCAGAAACAGGTCGAGGTGCCCGCCCAGGCGGTCCAGGAACGCCTGGGGCGCGTGACCGAGGTCGCGCACGAGAGCTTCGACGGCGCGGCCCTGGTGAAGATGCTCGGTCGGGACCGCGTCGAGCGTGACCGCTTCGCCGCCGAGGCGGCCGGTCTGCGCGACGCGAAGATCAAACTGGCCATCCGGGACTGGCTGTTGGACTCGCTGATCGAGTCGATCCCGACGGCCACCTCGCTGGTCATCGTCGTCGTCGGCGCGTTGCGGGTGAACAGCGGAGAGATCACCGTCGGAGCCCTGGTCAGCTTCGTCAACGTGTTCGCCATGCTGGTGGTCCCGGTGCGCACCATCGGCAACGTGCTCGGCGACGTGCCGCGGATGCTGGCCGGGTACGCCCGGGTCCGAACGGTGCTCGGTGAGCCGCTGCCGCCGGCCGTGCCGGATCCGCAGCCGCTGCCGGACGGCCCGCTCGACGTGTCGGTCCGGGACCTCTCCTTCACCTACCCGGGCGGCGCGGCCGTGCTCTCCGGAGTGAGCTTCCACGTGCCGTCCGGCTCCACCGTCGCGATCACCGGCGGCACCGGGTCGGGCAAGACCACGCTGCTGCTGGCGTTGGCCGGCCTGCTGCCGCTGACCGGCGGCACAGTGCTGCTGAACGGGGTCGACCTGAGCCGGATCAGCCCGGACGACCGGGTGAGGGCCGTCGCGGCCGCCTTCCAGGAGCCGTTCCTGTTCGCCGGCTCGCTCGCCGAGAACGTGCTGCTCGACTTCGACAGCGCGGCCGCGGCCGCGTCCGGGGCCGATCCACGGCTGGACGAGGCGCTCCGTCTGGCCCGGGCGAGAACACTGGTGGACGGTCAGCCGAACGGGCCGGACACGCCTGTCGGCGAGCGCGGAGTCACGCTCTCAGGTGGTGAACGGCAACGCATAGCGCTCGCCCGGGCGCTGGCCCACAGGCCACGGCTGCTGCTGCTGGACGAGGCGACGTCCGCCGTCGACGCCACCACCCGGCAGGAGATCATGAGCGGCCTCACGACCGGTCTGAAGTCCACCACGACGATCGTCGTCACCACCAGCGCCGCGACTCTGGCTCTCGCTGACACCGTCGTCTACCTCGACCAGGGTCGGGTGGCCGGCGTCGGGGCCCACGCGGACCTGTTGCGGATCGACGGCTACGACCGGCTGATCCGGGCCTACGAGCGAGAGAGGGTGCAGGCATGA